Proteins encoded within one genomic window of Salipaludibacillus agaradhaerens:
- a CDS encoding histidinol-phosphatase HisJ family protein, whose product MYLTDYHHHTDHSFDSKAKIDDVCKAAIKKGINEICFTEHFSVNPKAPTFGHINFERYFTQIRACQKQYEEQLTIKAGIELCEPHLLKEDYDQALKNLQFDFILGSVHNIKEEKLRTFMMEKESTDAYHTYFEEVYTLVSSADIDVLAHLDLLKRYAIETKGNYSFTAFEDILREILRKSIERGIGIEINTSGLSNGKLREAFPTLDVLKLYKKIGGEILTIGSDSHRADTVGEHLRSALYMAKQAGFNYIFTFTKRKPKAIKIKV is encoded by the coding sequence ATGTACTTAACTGACTACCATCACCATACTGATCACTCATTTGATTCTAAAGCAAAGATAGACGATGTTTGTAAAGCAGCTATAAAGAAAGGTATTAACGAAATTTGCTTTACAGAGCATTTCTCTGTGAATCCGAAGGCCCCGACTTTTGGGCACATTAATTTTGAGCGATATTTCACCCAAATTAGAGCGTGCCAAAAACAATATGAAGAGCAATTGACCATTAAAGCAGGGATTGAATTGTGTGAACCTCATTTGTTGAAGGAAGACTATGATCAAGCACTAAAAAATTTACAATTTGATTTTATTCTTGGATCAGTTCATAACATCAAAGAGGAAAAACTGCGCACATTTATGATGGAAAAGGAGAGTACTGATGCTTATCATACATATTTTGAAGAAGTCTATACGTTAGTATCTTCAGCAGATATTGATGTTTTGGCGCATTTAGATTTGTTGAAACGATATGCCATTGAAACGAAAGGAAACTATTCCTTCACTGCGTTTGAAGATATTTTAAGGGAAATTTTACGAAAATCAATAGAGCGTGGAATTGGTATTGAAATCAATACATCAGGATTATCAAATGGCAAACTGCGAGAAGCTTTTCCTACGCTTGACGTACTTAAACTGTATAAGAAAATTGGTGGAGAGATCTTAACGATAGGTTCAGACTCACACCGAGCAGATACGGTAGGGGAGCATTTAAGAAGTGCTTTGTACATGGCGAAGCAGGCCGGATTTAATTATATATTTACATTTACAAAACGAAAGCCGAAAGCGATAAAAATAAAAGTATAG
- a CDS encoding ABC transporter ATP-binding protein, translating to MTMLNVEGLTKTYHGETPAISNITFNLNKGECLALVGESGSGKSTLARCLLRIEAIDSGKIGFNGSAIEKLTERQLKPFRKKMQVVFQNPSAALNPKLKIKDSLIDPYAQYKREVTLSHFSNGSKTSYIKQLLEAVELPTSLADRYPHELSGGQRQRVTIARAISIEPELIILDEPTASLDVISQDAILTLLTDLRKNLNLSYLFISHDLAAVNRISQRIMVMKKGEIVDQFDQKDLFAKDRHPYTQELVSIF from the coding sequence ATGACGATGCTCAATGTTGAAGGATTAACAAAAACATATCATGGTGAAACCCCTGCTATTTCTAATATAACGTTTAATTTAAATAAAGGAGAGTGTCTAGCTCTCGTGGGAGAAAGCGGTTCTGGTAAAAGTACGTTAGCACGTTGCTTGCTTCGCATTGAAGCGATTGACAGCGGTAAAATCGGTTTTAATGGCAGTGCAATTGAAAAACTAACTGAACGTCAACTTAAACCATTTCGAAAAAAGATGCAAGTTGTTTTTCAAAATCCGTCTGCTGCTCTGAACCCAAAGCTTAAAATTAAAGACTCTCTTATTGATCCCTATGCGCAATATAAAAGGGAAGTAACCCTTTCTCACTTTTCGAATGGCTCTAAGACGTCTTATATTAAGCAGTTGTTAGAAGCAGTTGAGCTGCCAACGTCTTTAGCCGATCGTTATCCACATGAATTAAGTGGAGGGCAACGACAACGTGTGACAATTGCCCGGGCAATAAGTATTGAACCGGAGCTTATCATTCTTGATGAGCCTACGGCAAGCTTAGATGTCATTTCTCAGGATGCCATTCTTACGTTATTGACAGACCTTCGGAAAAACTTAAATCTCTCTTATTTATTTATCTCACATGATTTAGCAGCTGTTAATCGAATAAGTCAGCGGATTATGGTGATGAAAAAAGGAGAGATTGTTGACCAATTTGATCAGAAAGATTTATTTGCTAAGGATCGACATCCGTATACACAGGAGCTGGTGTCGATTTTTTAA
- a CDS encoding ATP-binding cassette domain-containing protein has product MNVNFNNVSLRYTTHTALNQVTCELSGEKIYGLLGRNGAGKTSLLSILASFCEPSSGTVTLNGENPFENAHMMQQVGFIYNKDYSDETDTVKKTLEGLERYRPNYDKEYAEYLISLFKLDVTKPIKTFSKGMQSALNAVIGLSSRTPITIFDEVYVNMDAPSRDIFYKELLKDQEKHPRLIIMSTHLVSEMDYLFDEVIVLDKGKLLIQEEYTSLMAKGATIIGHADHVDEIVQSKKQINIQNLGGTKSVSIYGELTDQERQTALAKGLEIAPLPLQDLFIYLTKGGNEDETDK; this is encoded by the coding sequence ATGAACGTTAACTTCAACAATGTTAGTTTACGATATACGACACATACCGCACTTAATCAGGTTACGTGCGAACTAAGTGGGGAGAAAATATATGGTTTATTAGGAAGAAATGGTGCCGGAAAAACATCCCTTCTCTCCATATTAGCCTCCTTTTGTGAACCTTCTTCCGGTACGGTTACGCTAAATGGTGAAAACCCATTTGAGAATGCTCACATGATGCAGCAAGTAGGCTTTATCTATAACAAAGATTATTCAGACGAGACCGACACGGTTAAAAAAACACTTGAAGGGCTCGAACGCTATCGCCCTAATTATGATAAAGAGTATGCCGAGTACCTCATCAGTCTGTTTAAACTTGATGTCACAAAACCAATCAAAACATTTTCAAAAGGCATGCAATCTGCTTTAAATGCTGTTATCGGTTTATCATCTCGAACACCGATTACGATTTTTGATGAAGTTTACGTCAATATGGATGCACCATCAAGAGACATTTTTTATAAAGAATTGTTAAAGGATCAAGAAAAGCACCCTAGGCTGATCATTATGTCAACCCACCTCGTCTCAGAAATGGACTATTTATTTGATGAAGTCATTGTATTAGATAAAGGAAAGCTTTTAATTCAGGAGGAGTATACGTCTCTGATGGCAAAGGGAGCAACGATTATTGGTCATGCTGATCACGTTGATGAGATTGTGCAATCAAAAAAACAGATCAACATTCAAAATTTAGGAGGTACAAAGTCTGTCTCAATTTATGGGGAACTTACTGATCAGGAGCGGCAGACTGCCTTAGCTAAAGGTCTCGAAATAGCACCTCTTCCACTACAAGATCTATTCATCTATTTAACAAAGGGGGGAAATGAAGATGAAACAGATAAGTAA
- the tkt gene encoding transketolase, translating into MSTPTKNISQLSINTIRTLTIDSVERAQHGHPGMPMGAAPMAYALWKNILNVNPDNPKWFNRDRFVLSGGHGSTLLYSLLHLAGYDVTIKDLQNFRKVGSKTPGHPEYSVTPGVEVTTGPLGQGIPASVGLALAERHLAETYNREGFPVVDHYTYTICGDGDLMEGVSYEAASLAGHLGLGRLIVLYDSNNVSLDGDLGLSFSEDMKARFTSYNWQYLSVEDGNDVEAIIRVINEAKADEGRPTLIEIKTVIGYGAPSIQGTSDAHSDPLGEEEVKRTKQWYNWPYEEPFYVPEEVYQDFSSIKQNGKNKEAKWEESFKSYKVTYPKLAKELERMIAGQLPDDWRHSLPEYKEGDTLATRVASSDILNALSNTLPEIIGGSADLDASTKTRLKDETDVTRKDYSGRNIRFGVREFAMGAIANGIALHHLRPFVSTFFVFSDYLRPAIRLAALMGLPVTYVFTHDSIAVGQDGPTHEPVEQLASFRAMPNLSVIRPADANETKEAWKVAVQQTDRPTMLVLGRQGVPTLKATDKLAPQGVSKGAYVLAGAEDKADGILIATGSEVQLAVKARDVLSKEGVNVRVVSMPSWDLFERQSQDYKESVLPNHLQTRLTIEMGSMVGWHKYQGRNGAIMSIDTFGASGPGDEIIEKFGFTVENIVNQYKKIQN; encoded by the coding sequence ATGTCTACACCTACAAAAAACATCTCTCAATTATCGATAAATACTATTCGTACGTTAACCATTGATAGTGTAGAACGGGCTCAGCATGGTCATCCAGGTATGCCTATGGGCGCTGCTCCTATGGCCTATGCTTTATGGAAAAATATCTTGAATGTGAACCCTGACAACCCGAAGTGGTTTAATAGAGATCGCTTTGTATTATCAGGTGGCCACGGTTCTACATTATTATATAGTTTACTTCATTTGGCTGGGTACGATGTGACGATTAAGGATTTACAAAACTTTAGAAAAGTCGGGAGTAAGACCCCTGGACACCCAGAATATAGTGTGACGCCAGGTGTAGAAGTCACGACAGGCCCACTAGGACAAGGAATACCGGCAAGTGTAGGACTAGCTTTAGCAGAAAGACATCTTGCTGAGACGTATAATAGAGAAGGCTTCCCTGTGGTGGATCATTACACCTACACCATTTGTGGAGATGGCGATTTAATGGAAGGTGTATCATATGAAGCCGCTTCACTGGCCGGTCATCTTGGCTTAGGTCGCTTGATTGTATTGTATGATTCAAATAATGTGAGTCTTGATGGGGATTTAGGACTCTCTTTTTCAGAAGATATGAAGGCCCGGTTTACTTCTTACAACTGGCAATACTTGAGCGTAGAAGACGGTAATGATGTGGAAGCGATTATAAGAGTGATCAATGAAGCTAAAGCTGACGAAGGAAGACCAACACTCATTGAAATAAAGACGGTTATTGGTTATGGTGCACCAAGTATTCAAGGGACAAGTGATGCTCATAGTGATCCGTTAGGGGAAGAGGAAGTAAAGCGAACAAAACAGTGGTATAATTGGCCCTATGAAGAACCATTTTATGTGCCAGAAGAAGTCTATCAAGATTTTAGTAGCATTAAGCAAAATGGTAAAAATAAAGAGGCCAAGTGGGAAGAATCTTTTAAAAGCTATAAAGTGACATATCCTAAACTAGCGAAAGAGTTAGAAAGAATGATAGCTGGTCAACTTCCGGATGATTGGAGGCATTCACTACCGGAATACAAGGAGGGAGATACGCTAGCTACTAGAGTTGCATCAAGTGACATATTAAATGCGCTATCAAACACCCTACCTGAAATTATCGGGGGATCTGCCGATTTAGATGCCTCCACGAAAACAAGGTTAAAAGATGAGACAGATGTGACACGAAAGGATTACAGTGGACGGAATATAAGGTTCGGAGTAAGGGAGTTTGCCATGGGAGCGATTGCTAATGGCATTGCTCTCCATCATCTCAGACCGTTTGTAAGCACATTTTTCGTTTTCTCTGATTATTTACGACCGGCCATAAGGCTAGCTGCGCTTATGGGGTTACCAGTTACCTATGTGTTTACCCATGATAGTATCGCTGTAGGCCAAGATGGGCCGACACATGAACCAGTAGAGCAGTTAGCTTCATTTAGAGCTATGCCCAATCTATCTGTGATAAGGCCTGCGGACGCCAATGAGACGAAAGAAGCATGGAAGGTTGCCGTACAACAGACAGATCGCCCTACCATGCTCGTGTTAGGCAGGCAAGGTGTTCCGACCCTTAAAGCCACGGATAAATTAGCGCCTCAAGGGGTGAGTAAAGGGGCTTATGTCCTCGCTGGAGCAGAAGATAAAGCAGATGGCATTCTGATTGCCACAGGGTCTGAAGTACAATTGGCAGTGAAAGCACGAGACGTGTTATCAAAAGAAGGTGTCAATGTTCGTGTTGTAAGTATGCCATCTTGGGATCTTTTTGAGAGACAGTCACAAGACTATAAGGAGAGTGTCTTACCGAACCATCTACAAACACGTCTTACAATTGAGATGGGGTCTATGGTAGGTTGGCACAAGTATCAAGGTAGAAATGGGGCTATTATGAGTATTGATACGTTCGGAGCCTCCGGGCCTGGAGATGAGATCATTGAGAAATTTGGATTTACAGTAGAAAACATCGTCAATCAATATAAGAAAATACAAAATTAG
- a CDS encoding iron-hydroxamate ABC transporter substrate-binding protein, translating into MRRFLASSVFLVIMLLSACGNNEPTDASEAENEADTFTYESETGPVEVPTNPEKIIALTNGPNVFALDGNVVGIDEWTSNNPLFQEKVEGVEIVSEESLEKILELEPDLIIAGSHMNNIDKLNDIAPTVVYTWGELDYLTQQIEIGKLLNKEEKATEWVEGFTERAEATGEAIREEIGEDATVSVFESGNKEVYVFGNNYARGTEILYQAMALNMPEKVEEEVLEAGVYTLSPEIIPEFAGDYIIFSKNNNVDNSFLETETWHNIPAVKNNRVYEIDSAASTYSDPITLEYLLEIFESSFLTH; encoded by the coding sequence ATGCGGCGATTTTTAGCCTCTTCCGTTTTTTTGGTTATCATGCTACTCAGTGCATGCGGAAATAACGAACCAACAGATGCCAGTGAAGCAGAAAATGAGGCAGATACATTTACGTATGAATCTGAAACCGGTCCTGTAGAAGTACCTACTAACCCTGAAAAAATCATTGCTCTAACAAATGGTCCTAACGTTTTTGCTTTAGACGGCAATGTTGTTGGAATTGATGAATGGACAAGTAACAACCCCTTGTTTCAAGAAAAGGTAGAGGGGGTTGAAATCGTCTCTGAAGAAAGTTTAGAGAAAATTCTTGAGCTAGAACCAGACCTCATTATAGCAGGCTCTCATATGAATAATATTGATAAATTAAATGATATTGCACCTACCGTTGTTTACACGTGGGGAGAATTAGATTATTTAACCCAACAAATCGAGATTGGTAAACTGTTAAACAAAGAAGAAAAAGCAACGGAATGGGTTGAAGGCTTCACGGAACGAGCAGAAGCTACTGGTGAAGCTATTCGCGAGGAAATAGGTGAAGACGCCACTGTGTCAGTGTTTGAAAGTGGTAACAAGGAAGTGTATGTTTTTGGAAACAACTATGCACGTGGTACAGAAATATTATATCAAGCGATGGCATTAAACATGCCTGAAAAAGTAGAAGAGGAAGTACTTGAAGCTGGTGTATACACGCTATCACCGGAAATAATTCCTGAATTTGCAGGCGACTATATTATTTTTAGTAAAAACAATAACGTTGATAATTCTTTTCTTGAAACAGAAACATGGCATAATATACCTGCCGTTAAAAATAATCGTGTCTATGAAATAGATAGTGCAGCTTCCACCTACAGTGATCCCATTACACTGGAATATCTTCTAGAGATCTTTGAATCTTCTTTTCTTACTCATTAA
- a CDS encoding PTS sugar transporter subunit IIB — protein sequence MKILAVCGSGLGTSFMVEMNIKQVLEELGVTGVEVSHSDLSSATPEDADVYFLAKDIAESGKHLGEIIVLENIIDMDELREKVKKLGEDKNLI from the coding sequence ATGAAAATTTTAGCCGTTTGTGGATCAGGATTAGGTACGAGTTTTATGGTGGAGATGAACATTAAACAAGTTCTAGAGGAGTTAGGGGTGACAGGGGTTGAAGTCTCTCATTCTGATTTAAGCTCAGCTACGCCTGAAGATGCGGATGTGTATTTCTTGGCGAAAGATATTGCTGAGAGTGGCAAGCATCTTGGGGAAATTATCGTGCTTGAGAACATTATTGACATGGATGAATTAAGAGAGAAAGTTAAGAAGCTAGGTGAAGATAAAAATCTCATCTGA
- a CDS encoding PTS ascorbate transporter subunit IIC — protein MNTFLNTLVDILSQPAILVALIALIGLVAQRKNISDTMKGTTKTFVGFLVIAAGAGILETSLVPFGAMFQTAFNVSGVVPNNEAIVALALNEYGSNTALIMFFGMIVNILIARFTRFKYIFLTGHHTLYMACMLAVIMAVAGFSTVPLIAAGSVALGIIMTLSPAILQPFMRKLTGNNNVALGHFSAVGYALSGLVGQAVKGKNPTSTEKIDFPKGLGFLRDSTVSIAMTMIVMYVIIALAAGPVFIESELSGGTNFLVFSLIQAGTFAAGVFIILAGVRLVLAEIVPAFKGISTKLVPNAKPALDVPIVFTYAPNAVLIGFFSSFIGGLFSMVMMAFVGSTIILPGVVPHFFTGAAAGVFGNATGGLRGAVSGSFVNGIIISFLPIFLLPVLGELGFANTTFSDTDFGVGGIFFGSLANYGGTIAIVISLVVILALMAIPFKKEKSV, from the coding sequence ATGAACACTTTTTTAAATACGTTAGTAGATATTTTGAGTCAACCAGCAATATTAGTTGCTTTGATTGCGTTAATTGGATTAGTGGCACAAAGGAAAAACATATCTGACACAATGAAGGGAACGACAAAGACGTTTGTTGGATTTTTGGTCATTGCTGCTGGCGCAGGCATTTTAGAAACATCGTTAGTACCCTTTGGCGCTATGTTCCAAACAGCATTTAACGTGTCTGGCGTCGTACCAAATAACGAAGCAATTGTCGCTCTGGCGTTAAATGAATATGGTTCTAATACAGCGTTAATTATGTTTTTCGGTATGATTGTGAATATCTTAATTGCACGTTTTACTAGGTTCAAGTATATCTTTCTAACAGGTCATCATACGTTGTATATGGCGTGTATGTTAGCGGTTATTATGGCTGTTGCTGGTTTTAGTACGGTACCATTAATTGCAGCAGGCTCAGTTGCCTTAGGCATCATCATGACGTTATCTCCTGCGATTTTGCAACCCTTCATGAGGAAGCTTACAGGGAATAATAATGTGGCATTGGGTCATTTTAGTGCTGTTGGTTATGCATTAAGTGGATTAGTTGGACAAGCTGTCAAAGGAAAAAATCCAACATCTACAGAAAAAATCGACTTTCCAAAGGGACTAGGTTTTTTAAGAGACAGCACAGTGAGTATAGCCATGACGATGATAGTGATGTACGTCATCATAGCTTTAGCTGCTGGACCTGTTTTTATTGAATCTGAACTTAGTGGCGGTACAAATTTTCTTGTTTTTTCGCTCATACAAGCTGGAACTTTTGCGGCGGGAGTATTTATTATCTTAGCTGGAGTTCGTTTAGTTCTTGCAGAAATTGTACCAGCCTTTAAAGGGATATCGACCAAATTGGTGCCGAATGCGAAACCTGCCTTAGATGTTCCAATCGTGTTTACTTATGCGCCAAATGCCGTATTAATTGGTTTCTTTTCAAGTTTCATAGGTGGATTGTTTAGTATGGTGATGATGGCATTTGTAGGAAGTACCATTATTCTTCCTGGGGTTGTACCTCATTTCTTTACAGGGGCAGCGGCAGGGGTCTTTGGTAATGCTACAGGTGGATTAAGAGGGGCTGTATCTGGATCATTCGTAAACGGAATTATTATTTCATTTCTTCCTATCTTTCTCCTACCAGTATTAGGAGAACTCGGTTTTGCAAATACGACTTTTTCTGATACGGACTTTGGAGTTGGCGGCATATTTTTCGGTTCACTAGCCAACTATGGTGGAACGATCGCTATTGTGATTAGTCTTGTGGTTATTCTAGCCCTCATGGCAATTCCGTTCAAAAAGGAAAAAAGCGTATAA
- the nikC gene encoding nickel transporter permease encodes MPKKRKQKIQLGIAIAFLVFIVIIVIYTFLFLKHDPYLTNLSGRLESISILHPLGTDHLGRDVLTRLLLGGQQTIGYSFLALFAAVVIGVPVGIFAGYKRGIIDRVFMRIADGFLAFPETIVAIVLVGLLGPSISNLILAIILVKWVNYARLVRSTVLVEVQKEYILVARINGLSPRKMMTKHLFPHIIGHVLVMASLDLGKIILLISAFSYIGLGAQPPMPEWGAMLNDSRPYFESMPQLMVYPGLAIVFIVLLTNMIGDYLRDRFDVKKEVRS; translated from the coding sequence TTGCCAAAAAAAAGAAAACAAAAGATACAACTAGGTATCGCGATTGCCTTTCTTGTATTCATCGTTATTATTGTGATATATACGTTTTTGTTTTTGAAACATGACCCCTATCTAACGAATTTAAGTGGTAGGCTTGAAAGTATCAGTATACTGCACCCGCTCGGTACAGACCATTTAGGGAGGGACGTGTTAACAAGGCTTTTACTTGGGGGTCAACAAACGATCGGTTACAGTTTCTTGGCCTTATTTGCAGCTGTTGTAATCGGGGTGCCTGTCGGTATTTTTGCCGGTTATAAACGCGGTATCATCGACCGAGTGTTTATGAGAATAGCAGATGGTTTTTTAGCATTTCCTGAAACGATCGTTGCAATTGTATTAGTCGGTTTACTAGGTCCTAGTATAAGCAATTTAATTCTCGCTATTATTCTCGTAAAATGGGTTAATTACGCACGATTAGTCAGGAGTACGGTATTAGTAGAAGTACAAAAAGAGTACATATTAGTTGCTCGCATTAATGGCTTATCACCAAGAAAAATGATGACAAAGCATCTATTCCCTCATATTATTGGGCATGTATTGGTTATGGCAAGTCTTGATTTAGGAAAAATTATTCTTCTGATCTCTGCCTTTTCATATATCGGGCTAGGAGCCCAACCTCCGATGCCTGAATGGGGAGCAATGTTAAATGATTCACGCCCTTATTTTGAGTCAATGCCTCAATTGATGGTTTACCCGGGGCTTGCCATTGTTTTTATTGTCCTTTTGACGAATATGATAGGAGATTATTTGAGAGATCGCTTTGATGTGAAGAAAGAGGTGCGATCATGA
- a CDS encoding ABC transporter ATP-binding protein: protein MILSLNDVTIRSHNKTIVDQASVSIREGDWYALVGQSGSGKSLLSQSIGQMLPSHLHVEGSAFFKQQNLFTLSAKEIRRVRGKKISYIFQDYQGSFTPFRKIGQHFDEYLHVHGFTSKKGRYAQAIEALDAVGLDEILYDRYPFQLSGGQLQRVAIALALLLSPELVIADEITTALDSVSGHRVLQMLAKRQKETGCSILFITHDWRHVRRYANRLAIMKEGKIVESGGKHRILDHPQHEYTKQLIKAAPILSKGLPSGLDKEKEG, encoded by the coding sequence ATGATTCTATCCCTTAATGACGTGACGATTCGCAGTCACAATAAAACGATCGTTGATCAAGCATCCGTGTCTATTCGAGAAGGAGATTGGTATGCCTTAGTCGGACAAAGCGGAAGCGGAAAAAGCCTTCTTTCCCAAAGCATTGGCCAAATGCTTCCTTCACATTTACACGTGGAGGGGAGCGCTTTTTTCAAACAACAAAATCTATTTACATTATCCGCTAAGGAGATACGACGTGTGCGGGGGAAAAAAATCTCGTATATTTTTCAAGACTATCAAGGATCGTTTACCCCTTTTCGAAAAATTGGTCAGCATTTTGATGAATATTTACACGTTCATGGTTTTACTTCTAAAAAGGGGCGATATGCCCAGGCTATAGAGGCTCTTGATGCCGTTGGATTAGATGAGATTTTGTATGATCGGTATCCTTTTCAACTCAGTGGTGGACAACTTCAAAGAGTGGCTATTGCGCTGGCACTTCTGTTATCACCCGAACTCGTCATTGCCGACGAAATCACAACAGCCCTTGACAGCGTCTCGGGGCATCGCGTCTTGCAAATGCTAGCCAAGCGGCAAAAAGAAACAGGCTGTTCGATTTTATTTATTACCCATGATTGGCGACATGTTAGACGCTATGCTAACCGTCTAGCAATCATGAAGGAAGGGAAAATCGTTGAATCAGGAGGAAAACATCGGATTCTTGATCATCCCCAACATGAGTACACAAAACAATTAATCAAAGCAGCCCCTATTTTAAGCAAAGGACTTCCGTCTGGTTTGGATAAGGAGAAAGAAGGATGA
- a CDS encoding BglG family transcription antiterminator translates to MLDQRAYQFLEKVIMYHHISMPEVMMELNLSERQFHYLLEKANSMLSHFDLPSIEMKNQMLMVDEKVKGFAEIGVPLNVKGRTLIISEEDRPLIIYLYTFIKEDVVSSYHYQFLLKVSKNTALADVKKAKEICQAWHVQLVYKRMDGYVLEGDEMDKRRFAIYCIDYLLSQPLGKEIIGMTLKSWDKEQVIIDTQTIIEDFLKSKTIQLVKSRKVEMIYHLVFMRARTQSHDLRFTATEKDVIERQELFQFADELTQKLFSKGYENESYFTAIQLLTSQEKVFSQDNKSLQRLAKEIIDEFEKNTLLPIKNKTYLINSLFNHLVPTYFRITFEMPLINPMTERIKEEYKELFQFVKRSLRPLSVWTAKQISEAEIGYFTLHFGGYLEKYREVKSEQIRALIVCSNGISSSIMLRAQLNAMFPTIHFTHTHAAENIQSISPSSYDVIFSTVQLTSIKPLFIVKPLLSLVEKNHLIQAVSEEFPELNERHISVDQVMSIIRRHTDIKNEKRLISELVDIMYFKNTEKRWEKPMLSDLLTEEMIHFTNEQLDWKTAIHQAAEPLVKTNKVEKRYVTAMIQNVEEVGTYIYIGKGIAIPHARPDAGVNEVGMSFLRTRKPVLLLDHEDYPVDLIICLAAIDNEAHLKALAHLTKLLGNESTLQAIKNTNSAHQLMEIIKEGEDLS, encoded by the coding sequence TTGTTAGATCAAAGAGCCTATCAATTTCTCGAGAAGGTCATCATGTATCACCATATTTCAATGCCAGAGGTCATGATGGAGCTAAATTTATCAGAAAGACAATTTCATTACCTTTTGGAAAAAGCAAATAGTATGCTAAGTCACTTTGATCTCCCTTCTATAGAAATGAAAAATCAAATGCTTATGGTAGATGAAAAAGTTAAAGGGTTTGCAGAAATAGGCGTGCCATTGAATGTAAAGGGAAGAACTCTCATTATTTCTGAGGAAGACCGTCCACTGATTATTTATTTATATACCTTCATTAAAGAGGACGTGGTTTCAAGTTATCATTATCAGTTTTTACTTAAGGTAAGTAAAAACACAGCACTAGCAGATGTGAAAAAAGCGAAGGAAATCTGCCAAGCCTGGCATGTTCAACTTGTTTACAAGAGAATGGATGGTTATGTCTTAGAAGGAGATGAAATGGATAAACGGCGGTTTGCGATTTACTGCATTGATTACTTGCTTTCGCAGCCTCTTGGAAAAGAGATTATTGGTATGACCTTAAAGTCATGGGATAAAGAACAAGTGATAATTGACACACAAACAATTATTGAAGATTTCCTTAAAAGTAAGACAATTCAACTTGTTAAGAGTAGAAAAGTAGAAATGATCTACCATCTGGTTTTCATGAGAGCGCGAACGCAAAGTCATGATCTTCGATTCACGGCTACTGAAAAAGATGTGATCGAGAGACAAGAGTTATTTCAATTTGCCGATGAGTTGACTCAAAAGTTATTTTCAAAAGGATATGAGAATGAGAGCTATTTTACAGCTATTCAGTTGCTAACATCGCAAGAGAAAGTATTTAGTCAAGATAACAAATCGTTACAAAGATTGGCTAAAGAGATCATTGATGAGTTTGAAAAAAACACGTTGCTACCTATCAAAAATAAAACATATCTGATTAATAGTTTATTCAATCATCTCGTTCCTACTTATTTTCGCATTACTTTTGAGATGCCACTCATCAACCCCATGACGGAGAGGATTAAGGAAGAATACAAGGAACTGTTTCAATTTGTTAAGCGGTCATTGCGGCCTCTCTCTGTCTGGACAGCAAAGCAAATCAGTGAAGCGGAAATCGGTTATTTTACGCTTCATTTCGGTGGATATTTAGAGAAGTATAGGGAGGTTAAATCCGAGCAGATAAGGGCCTTAATTGTATGTTCTAATGGAATCAGTTCATCGATCATGTTGAGGGCTCAATTGAATGCGATGTTTCCTACCATTCATTTTACGCACACCCATGCTGCAGAAAATATCCAAAGTATATCACCTTCAAGCTATGATGTCATTTTTTCGACAGTTCAGTTAACATCGATTAAACCTTTATTTATAGTCAAACCTTTATTATCTCTTGTAGAAAAGAATCACTTAATTCAAGCTGTTTCTGAAGAATTCCCTGAATTAAATGAGCGACATATCTCTGTAGATCAGGTTATGTCAATTATCAGAAGACATACGGATATCAAAAATGAAAAGAGATTGATCTCCGAATTAGTAGATATTATGTACTTTAAGAACACAGAAAAAAGGTGGGAAAAGCCAATGCTTTCGGACTTATTAACGGAAGAGATGATTCATTTTACAAATGAGCAACTTGATTGGAAGACGGCTATTCATCAGGCGGCCGAACCATTAGTGAAAACAAATAAAGTAGAGAAGCGCTACGTAACAGCCATGATTCAAAATGTAGAGGAGGTGGGCACCTATATTTATATTGGGAAAGGAATAGCTATACCACATGCAAGGCCAGATGCCGGGGTGAATGAGGTAGGTATGTCCTTTCTTAGAACGAGAAAACCAGTCCTATTGCTCGATCACGAAGATTATCCTGTTGATTTAATCATTTGTTTAGCAGCTATTGATAACGAGGCACACCTGAAAGCTTTAGCTCATCTAACCAAACTGTTAGGTAATGAATCTACTTTACAAGCTATTAAAAATACGAATTCTGCACACCAGCTTATGGAGATTATTAAAGAAGGAGAGGATTTGTCATGA